From Bacillus pumilus, one genomic window encodes:
- the yaaA gene encoding S4 domain-containing protein YaaA — protein sequence MPNLITIEKEMITLGQFLKLAEVIQSGGMAKWFLSEHEVFINQEPDNRRGRKLYPGDVVEIEGYGTFQVVN from the coding sequence ATGCCTAATCTTATAACCATTGAGAAAGAAATGATTACTTTAGGGCAGTTTTTGAAATTAGCCGAAGTCATCCAATCTGGCGGAATGGCGAAATGGTTTTTAAGTGAACATGAGGTGTTCATTAATCAAGAGCCAGATAATAGACGGGGACGCAAACTATACCCAGGAGATGTTGTCGAGATAGAAGGTTATGGCACATTTCAAGTTGTGAATTAG
- the dnaA gene encoding chromosomal replication initiator protein DnaA produces MENILDLWNKALQKIETKLSKPSFETWMKSTKAHSLQGDTLTITAPNEFARDWLESRYLHLIADTIYELTGEELSIKFIIPQNQDEVEAMPKSPIKKMSKEEAVDIPQNMLNPKYTFDTFVIGSGNRFAHAASLAVAEAPAKAYNPLFIYGGVGLGKTHLMHAIGHYVIDHNPSAKVVYLSSEKFTNEFINSIRDNKAVDFRNRYRNVDVLLIDDIQFLAGKEQTQEEFFHTFNTLHEESKQIVISSDRPPKEIPTLEDRLRSRFEWGLITDITPPDLETRIAILRKKAKAEGLDIPNEVMLYIANQIDSNIRELEGALIRVVAYSSLINKDINADLAAEALKDIIPSSKPRVITIKDIQRIVGQQFNIRLEDFKAKKRTKSVAYPRQIAMYLSREMTDSSLPKIGEEFGGRDHTTVIHAHEKISKLMVEDEQLQQHVKEIKEQLK; encoded by the coding sequence ATGGAAAATATTTTGGATCTGTGGAATAAAGCACTTCAAAAAATAGAGACAAAGTTGAGCAAACCCAGTTTTGAGACATGGATGAAATCGACAAAAGCCCATTCTCTTCAAGGCGATACGCTTACAATTACGGCACCTAATGAATTTGCTAGAGACTGGCTGGAATCAAGATATCTCCACTTAATTGCTGATACCATCTACGAACTGACAGGTGAAGAGCTCAGCATTAAATTTATTATTCCTCAAAATCAGGATGAAGTGGAAGCCATGCCAAAGTCTCCAATTAAAAAAATGTCTAAAGAAGAGGCCGTTGATATTCCACAAAATATGCTGAATCCAAAATATACATTTGATACTTTTGTTATTGGTTCAGGCAACCGATTTGCGCATGCCGCTTCACTTGCAGTTGCGGAAGCACCGGCAAAAGCATATAACCCGCTCTTTATTTATGGGGGCGTTGGTTTAGGAAAGACTCACTTGATGCATGCGATTGGTCATTATGTCATCGACCATAATCCATCAGCCAAAGTGGTCTATCTATCATCTGAAAAATTTACAAATGAATTTATCAACTCAATCCGAGACAACAAAGCTGTCGATTTCCGTAATCGCTATCGGAATGTAGATGTGCTTTTGATAGATGATATTCAATTTTTAGCAGGAAAAGAACAAACACAAGAAGAGTTTTTCCATACATTCAACACACTTCACGAAGAAAGTAAGCAAATCGTCATTTCTAGTGACCGGCCGCCGAAAGAAATTCCGACACTTGAAGACAGATTACGCTCTCGATTCGAATGGGGCTTAATCACAGACATTACCCCGCCAGATTTAGAAACACGTATTGCAATTTTGCGAAAAAAGGCAAAAGCAGAAGGCTTAGACATTCCGAATGAAGTCATGCTTTATATTGCCAATCAAATCGACAGCAACATTCGTGAACTGGAGGGTGCTTTGATTCGTGTCGTTGCTTACTCTTCTTTAATTAATAAAGACATCAATGCGGATCTAGCAGCTGAGGCCCTAAAGGACATCATTCCTTCATCGAAGCCAAGAGTCATTACAATTAAAGATATTCAAAGAATTGTAGGGCAGCAATTTAATATACGCTTAGAGGATTTCAAAGCGAAGAAACGTACGAAGTCAGTTGCTTATCCAAGACAAATTGCCATGTATCTCTCTAGAGAAATGACCGATTCCTCTCTGCCTAAAATAGGAGAAGAATTTGGAGGTCGTGATCATACGACTGTCATTCATGCTCATGAGAAGATTTCGAAATTAATGGTTGAGGATGAACAGCTTCAGCAGCATGTGAAAGAAATCAAAGAACAATTAAAATAA
- the dnaN gene encoding DNA polymerase III subunit beta yields MKFTIQKDRLVESVQDVLKAVSSRTTIPILTGIKIVASDEGVSLTGSDSDISIESFIPQRDGDLEVITIDRPGSIVLQARFFSEIVKKLPMATVEIEVEQNHLTIIRSGSAEFNLNGLDAEEYPHLPQIEEHHAFQVPTDLLKNLIRQTVFAVSTSETRPILTGVNWKVEKGELICTATDSHRLALRKAKLDIDEESSYNVVIPGKSLTELSRILDDGQDLVSIVITETQVLFKAQNVLFFSRLLDGNYPDTARLIPQESKTDVVVNTKEFLQAIDRASLLAREGRNNVVKLSADPEQSLEISSNSPEIGKVVETVQADDIKGEDLKISFSPKYMLDALKVLEGTEIHVSFTGAMRPFLLRTPNDDSILQLILPVRTY; encoded by the coding sequence ATGAAATTCACGATTCAAAAAGATCGTCTTGTCGAAAGTGTCCAAGATGTATTAAAGGCCGTATCCTCTAGAACAACGATACCTATTTTGACAGGGATTAAAATTGTTGCATCTGATGAGGGGGTTTCTCTAACAGGAAGCGACTCTGATATCTCAATTGAATCCTTTATTCCTCAAAGAGATGGAGATTTAGAAGTAATCACGATTGACCGTCCAGGGAGTATTGTGCTTCAGGCCCGCTTCTTTAGTGAAATTGTGAAGAAACTGCCAATGGCTACTGTCGAAATTGAAGTAGAACAAAATCACCTCACGATCATCCGTTCTGGTTCAGCGGAATTTAACTTAAACGGCTTAGATGCTGAGGAATATCCGCATCTGCCGCAAATTGAAGAGCATCATGCATTTCAAGTCCCGACAGATTTGCTTAAAAACTTAATTCGTCAAACCGTTTTTGCAGTGTCCACCTCAGAAACACGACCTATCTTGACAGGTGTAAACTGGAAGGTAGAGAAAGGTGAATTAATATGCACAGCGACGGATAGCCACCGTCTTGCTTTAAGAAAAGCGAAGTTGGATATTGACGAGGAAAGCTCATACAATGTCGTAATTCCAGGGAAGAGTTTAACAGAGCTAAGTAGAATCCTTGATGACGGACAAGATCTTGTGAGCATCGTGATTACAGAAACGCAAGTTCTCTTTAAAGCACAAAACGTGTTGTTCTTCTCAAGATTGCTGGATGGTAATTATCCAGATACAGCTCGCCTGATCCCGCAAGAAAGTAAAACGGATGTCGTGGTCAACACGAAGGAATTCCTTCAAGCTATTGATCGTGCATCACTTTTGGCAAGAGAAGGACGCAATAATGTCGTAAAGCTGTCAGCTGATCCTGAACAAAGCCTTGAGATTTCTTCTAATTCACCTGAAATCGGTAAAGTAGTCGAAACGGTTCAAGCGGATGACATTAAAGGGGAGGACCTCAAAATCTCCTTCAGTCCAAAATATATGCTGGATGCGTTAAAAGTATTAGAGGGAACAGAAATTCATGTAAGCTTCACTGGTGCCATGAGACCGTTCCTGTTGCGCACGCCAAATGATGATTCAATCTTGCAGTTGATTCTCCCAGTCAGAACATATTAA